Within bacterium, the genomic segment CCGCAGCGTCGGGGCGATGTCCGGGGTCGGGATCTCGTAGGTCAGGACGACCGACGCGGTCGCCGGCGGCACCTTTCCCGCGGGGAAGGAGAACCGGACCTCCCGCGTCTCCTTCGGCATCAGCCGGTTGTCCTTCAGTATCTCCCGGGCCGAGACGAAGATCTCCTCGGGACGCGTCAGCGCCTTGCCCGTCCCGTCCCCCACGATCCGCTGGAAGAACTCCTCCCGCCGGTCGAGGGCGTTCCCCGCCGCGTCGAACAGCGTCGCGGCCAGCCGGAGACGGTGCGTCGGGATGCCGGTCGGGGTCGCATGGCCGACGATCTCGTTCTTCACCGATACCTCGACCCGCGCCCCGCTGCCCGACACGAGGAGTTGCGCCCGCACCGGGATCGCACGCGCGAGCCGCTCCCGCGAATGGCCGCCCACCATGGCGTGGTCGATCGGCCCCTTTTTCTTCTTCCCGTCGATGAAGCGGGCGTCGAACAGCTCCGGAAGGTGGCAGAACTGGCAATGGACGCCGGTCCCGCGGTAGAAGCTCTTCTCCCACTCGCTCACGGTGGAAAGGACCAGGACGCCGTGCTCGTTCCTGAATTCGTGGCATCCCGCGCAGAACTCGGAGGTGATGAGCATGGAGGAGAATCGCGTGATGTGGGGCCCCCTCCCGGAACTCCCCGGGTGCGGGCCGAACTTCACCCCCGGGCTGGACCTGTAGCGGGGGAACGGCCCCTTCGCGTCCACGGCGGACACGGAGTGGCAGAAGTCGCAGGTCACCCCTTCCCGGGAAAAGAGGTCGGCGCGCGGATCGCCCGGCTGCAGGAGGAAGCGCATCGGGTTGTGGCAATGCTCGCACGTGAAGGTCTTCCGGGGGTTCTCCCGGCGCAGCCGGTCGTACGGAAGCTGGAACGCGGGGTCCGTGAACGCGGAGGCGTGCTGCGAACCGCGCCAGGTCCGATCGATCTCGACGTGGCAGACTGCGCATATGGAGGCGGACTGCCAGGTCTGCGCGAGCAGCGGGGCCGTTCCCGGGGCGAACAGGAGCACGGAAAGCGCCGCGCCGGCGATGAGGGAGATTCGTCTCACCGGGGCAGTTTACCAGCGCCCTCGCGGGAGGTAAACCGCCTCTCTCCGGGACGATTCTGGTACTATTCGACGAATGGAAGCATCCTTTCTGCGCGGCGGACTCCTCGTCCTCTTCGGCTACCTGCTCGGTTCCGTCCCGTTCGGCATCCTCGTGGCGAAGGCCTTCGACCGCGAGCTGGACCTGCGGAAGGCCGGTTCGGGGAACATCGGGGCGACGAACGTCGCGCGCACGCTCGGGAAAGGGGCGGGGGTCCTGACCCTCCTGCTCGACGTGGGAAAAGGGGTCCTCGCCCTCGCGCTCGCCCGGCGGCTCCTGGATCCGTCCGCCCACCTCTGGTTCGCCCTGGTCGGCGGGGCGGTGTTCCTGGGGCACATCTTCCCGGTCTATCTCCGTTTCCGGGGCGGGAAGGGCGTCGCGGTCGCGCTGGGCGTCGTGCTGTTCCTCTCCCCGGAGACCGCCTTCGTCCTCGTGGTCCTCTTCGCCGCCGTGCTCTACTTCACCCGGTACGTGTCGCTCGGGTCGCTGTGCGCCGCCGTCGGTCTTCCCGTCGCCATGGCGTTCCTCGGGAGGTCGCGGCATTACGTGACCCTTTCCCTCCTGATGTCGTTCCTCGTGATCTACACCCACCGCGAGAACATCCATCGCCTCCTCTCCGGCCAGGAGAGCAAGTTCGGACCGCCGCCCGCGGAGTAATCCTGCACAGGTCGTGGGCACGGTATGCACACGGATTGTGCATATGCCCGCGCGGTCGCTTTATCCGATCCGCCCCTCCCGCATCATGGCCTCCCCGCGGGTGATGGAATTTCCTTGGGAAATCGGTTTCCGCCGGCGGTGGGTGGCTCCGGGCGCGGGATTGGTACGGCCATTGCTTTGAGAGGGCTCGAAGGGAGGTGACCCCATGAAAAAGGTCGAGGCGATCATCAAGCCGTTCAAGCTGGACGAGGTGAAGGAGTCCCTGAACGACATCGGAGTCCAGGGGATGACGGTTTCCGAGGTCAAGGGGTTCGGCCGCCAGAAGGGTCACACCGAGCTGTACCGGGGGGCGGAATACGTCGTCGATTTCCTGCCCAAGATCAAGCTCGAGATCATCGTTCCGGACGACCTGGTCGCCCAGGTGGTAGAGCTGGTCGAGAAGTCCGCCCGGACGGGCCGGATCGGCGACGGGAAGATCTTCGTCACCAACGTCGAGGAAGTCATCCGGATCCGCACCGGCGAGCGCGGACTCGACGCCATCTGACCGGAACGTCGGCGCATCGTCATTCCGCCAATTCGTCCCCAGGAGGGATCGCAATGAACGCGAAGGAAGTCCTCGGTTTCGCAAAGAGCAAGAACATCGAGATGGTCGACCTGAAGTTCATGGATTTCATCGGCACCTGGCAGCACTTCGCGGTGCCCATCTACGAGCTGAAGGAGGACAGCTTCGAGGACGGGTTCGGCTTCGACGGATCGTCCATCCGCGGCTGGCAGCCGATCCACGCCTCCGACATGCTGGTGATCCCCGATCCCGAGACGGCCGTCATAGATCCGTTCATCACCCGGACGACGCTCTCGCTGATCTGCAACATCGTCGACCCGATCACCAAGGAGAACTACACCCGCGATCCCCGGAACATCGCGAGGAAGGCCGAGGCGTACCTGAGGTCGACCGGCATCGCGGACACGGCGTACTTCGGTCCGGAGGCGGAGTTCTTCATCTTCGACGACATCCGCTACGGCGGCGGGTCGAACTTCGGCTTCTACTCCATCGACTCCGACGAGGGGACCTGGAACACCGGGCGCGAGGAGAATCCGAACCTCGGCTACAAGCCGCGCCACAAGGAAGGGTACTTCCCCGTCCCGCCGACCGACTCGCAGCACGACCTGCGCGACGAGATGGTCCGCGTCATGGAGCAGGTGGGGCTGAAGGTCGAGGCGCAGCACCACGAGGTGGCCACCGCCGGACAGGCCGAGATCGACCTCCGGTTCGACACGCTGGTGAAGGTCGCCGACGCGCTGCAGTGGTACAAGTACATCTGCAAGAACGTCGCGCGGAAGGCCGGCAAGACCGTCACCTTCATGCCGAAGCCGCTCTTCGCCGACAACGGGTCCGGGAAGCACACGCACCAGTCCCTTTGGAAGGGCGGCAAGCCGCTCTTCGCCGGGGAGGAGTACGGCGGGATGTCGAAGATGGCCCTGTGGTACATCGGCGGGATCCTGAAGCACGCCAGGGCGCTCTGCGCGTTCAGCAACCCGACGATGAACTCCTACAAGCGGCTGGTGCCGGGCTTCGAGGCCCCCGTGAACCTCGCGTACTCGAGCCGGAACCGCTCCGCGTCGGTCCGGATCCCGATGTACTCCGCCTCCCCGAAGACGAAGCGCCTCGAGTTCCGCACGCCCGACCCGTCCTGCAACGGCTACCTTTCCTTCGCCGCGCAGCTCATGGCGGGGCTGGACGGCGTGCAGAACAAGATCGACCCGGGGCAGCCGCTCGACAAGGACATCTACGCGCTGTCGCCGGAGGAGCTGGCGAACGTGCCGACCACGCCGGGATCCCTCGAGGAGTCGCTCAAGTCGCTGGAGGAGGACCACGAGTTCCTGCTGAAGGGCGACGTGTTCACCATCGACGTGATCGAGAAGTGGATCGAGTACAAGATCGAGGCGGAGGTGAACCCCGTGAAGCTGCGGCCGCACCCGCACGAGTTCTTCCTCTACTTCGACTGCTGAACCGGCCCGACAGAAGATCCGCTCCGCACAGGGGCCCCGGCGACGGGGCCCCTTTTGTTTTTATGGGGCCGCCTAAACCCAGCGGCCCGGGGGGGCGGGCCAGAGCTCGCGCAGCGGCGGGAATGCGTTCCAGATCCAGCCGAAGAAGGAGAGGAGGATGGCGAGGAACAGGAGGGTCCCCCCGACGGCCACCCACGTGACCCAGGCGTTCACGCCTCCCTCGGCGGCGAGACGGGCCAGGTGCACAGGGTTCGACGCGGGAGCCTGAACCGTGGAAGAGATCGGACGGGCCTCCCGGATCCTCCGGTCGGCCTGCAGGAAGTAGAGGTAGTCGCCCGTGACCGCGCGGGCGACGCCCCACAGGATCGGGACGAAGAGGGTCCAGCCGAACAGGACGCCGAGGACGAAGTCGAGCAGCGCCCACCCGTACATCTTCCGGTAGAGGTACCACCACAACCCCGCGAACGCGGCCCCGTTGTTCCAGGAGAGCGCGAACCGGTTCGTGCCCGTCCGGGTGAACCGCTCGAAGAGAGGGCGATACCGATCCGCCCTCGGTCCGATATATGCCGTCAGCTCTTCCGCCGCGAGCGGCGAGGACGAGGGGATATACGAATCCATCGATTTCTCCGCAAAAAACGGGATGAAGGTATTATATTGCGGTTTACCTTCGTTCCGGAGGCAGTATTGCCACCTGTCGGTCCGTTGCGGACATTCCTTTTCCTCGCCCTTCTCGCGGCGGTCCTGTTCGCGGGGGCGGCCGGCTGTTCCCGCGCCGGGGACGGATCCATCGCGGTGCAGCTGGTCTATCCGCCGCCGGACGCCGCATCCGCCGCGCGCGCGTCGGTCCGCGCGGCGTCGTACGCCACGGATCCGGCCGACCGGATCCGGATCCGCGTCCTCGCCCCGCACTTCGCGCCGATCGAGAAATGGTTCCGCCGCTCCGACGGACACGGCGAGATCGGGGGGATCCCCCCGGGGACGCGCATCACCGTCGAGGTGGACGAGTACGACAACACCGCGATCCCCTCCGACAACGCGGTCGTCGCGGCCCCGCTGCTGGGACGCGGGTGGCATAACGGCATCACCCTCTCCCCGGGCGAGGTGAAGACGGTGCCGGTCGCCATGTACGCCATGGGGACGATCGTGACGATCTGCGGCGCCCCGGCGTCGGTCGGCGGATCCGGAACCGCGGGGGACGCCGGGGATGGCGGGCTGGACAACGAGGCCCTCCTGAGAAACCCGAGGGCGGTCAAGGCGGGACCGGACGACGCGATCTACGTGTCGACCTTCACGACGGCGGGGTACGGCCGCGTCCGGAAGATCGACCGGTACGGGTACGTCTCCCACTTCGCGGGGAGCGGTGCCCACGGGGCCATCACGCCCGGCGCGCTCGCCGCTTCCTCCCCGATCGACGCGGTGTCCGACATCGACATCGACCCGGCCGGGAACCTCTACCTCTTCAACGACTGGAACCAGATCGTCCGCGTCGACAACGGCGTGGTGAACTCGTTGGTGTATGACAATGGAACGCCCAATGCGTCGGCCCGCTTCAATCTCGCGGCCGTAAACGTCGATCTCCTCTACTTCGTGAACTTCCACGATCCGAGGGTCTACCGGATGATCGGTACGTCGAAATCCGATTTCGTGACCGACAACCTGCCATACGACACGAATGAACCGATCTCCCGGACCAACTATCCTTTACTGGCGCCGTCGTCCATCACCTATGTGCCGAAAATTGAATCACTCGTATTTGCGGACACCGACAACAACCGGATCATGAGGGTTTCCTTTCTGGACGGGAACATCTACTACCTGGTCGCCGATAATGGGGGAGCCCCCTTTTCGGAAGGAGTCGACCCGCTGGCGATGGCTCCTTCGAGACCCCGGGTCGTGGAGTACAACCCGATCACCGGGAAGATCTTCTTTGTCGAGGGGTTGAGCGACCAGGTGTTGTATATCGACTTGGCAGGGCAAGTGCGCTTGTTTGCCGGCACCGGCACTCCCGGGTTCTCCGGCGACGGCGGACCCGCGACCGCCGCGGGGTTGAGCGATCCGCGGGCGATCGCGGTCGACTCCCGCGGGAACGCCTACATTGCGGACTACGGCAATCATGCTATTCGGATGGTTGTTGGTGGCGCATTACCGTAGTCCGCTGAGTTCGCGAGGAAGAGGAGCCCCCGCCGACAGGCTCGGCGGGGGCGTCCCGGTTCAGAAGATCTTCACCATCGTGAAGTCCGCCGAGGTGTCGTTCCCGAACCGCAGGTTCGCCAGGCCGGGGACCCCCACGGCGAAGGTCGGGGGCGATGCGGACCAGCCGAGGCCGTCGATCCCGTAGAACGCTCCCCGGAAGCCGCCCGGCAGCGGTTGCGTCGAGTACGCGACGTGCATCCCGGGTCCCATCGCCATCGGCACGTTCAGGTTCCGGTACGCGTCCACGACGAGCCCGTTGTGGACGACGAAGATCACGTTGTTGTCGAGCGTCATCGACCGCCCCATGAAGGAGGAGATCGTTCCCGAGGCGGTGTAAGGCGTCGTCCCCGCCATCACGGCCATCCGCCCGCCGAACACGGGCCCCGCGCTCGTGTTGTCGAAGGGGACGAACGGGGTGGGCTGGAACAGCAGGGCGTCCGCGACGGCCGTGAAACCGGCGTTCCCGCCCGCCCACTCGGTCGGCGTGACCGGCTGGAAGGAGATCGCGCTCCCGGAATTGTACGCCCCGAAATGGACCGGACCGTTCGACAGGGCGATCGGCACATGGAACGATCCGGTGAGGGGATCGACGTGCCGGAACCGGATCTCGTACGGCGCCTCGGGGACGCCGGTCACGGCGTTGTCGAGCGTCTGGTAGAAGTTGACCCAGGCCCCGGTCGGGTTGGTCGTCGTGTTCGCGTAGAATTCCGTCCCCGCCGGCATGCCGATCGCCGGGCCGAGGTCCGTAACCGTCCCCCGGGCCACCGGAACGCCGCGCACGATCACCGTCTCGACTCCCCGTCCCCGCAGCACCACGTCGTAGTTGCCGGGGGGGAGGAAGGAGAGAAGGAACGTGTTGTCGGCGCGGATGCCCGTGAACCGCTTCACCACGTACCGGGAGCCGTCGCCGCTCTTCTGCTCGGCCTTGAAGACGAAATTGTAGCCCGCCGATCGGGTCGCGGCGTCGACCTGGCCGCGGATGGCCCCGGCGTCGTCGAGGTCGAAGTAGCGCAGCCGCGGCTTGAGGATGTACTCGGTCTCACCGTTCCGGGTGACCTGGACCACGTCGTGGCCGATGTCGAAGTCGATCGCCAGCCGAAGCGTTCCGCCGTCCGTCACCCGGAAGTGGCCGACCAGCGCGATGCCGTGGGCCGGCGCCGGGATCCGCAAGGGGAACGCTTCCCCGCCGACGATGACCTCGTTGTTGAACGGGGAGAGCCAGGTGTTGTCGTTCGTGTCGGCGAGCAGGATGCGGATCTGCTGGTAATTCCCCACCGGGAGCGTCCGGTCCAGGATCTGCGATACCGCCCCGTCCGTCAGGCGGGCGAGATCGACGGTCCGGGGGGACGGCAGCGGGAATTTCAGCCACCCGGCCTCGCCCGGTCCCGCGGCGTCGCTCTTGTGGAACCAGACCTCCTTGACCGTGATGAGCACGTTGTCGAACGTCTCGTCGGTGGAGGGCGCATCCGTCAGGGAGATCTGCGCCGTGCCGCTCGCGCCCGAACCGCTTCCGCCGCCGCATCCCGCCATCAAGGCGGCCAACAGCAGGGGAATCCAGAACATCCGCTTCATCCCGTTCATGCCGATACCTCCATTCCGTGGAGTCGATATACGACCGTATCAACCCCGATCCCCCGCGAAAGTTTCACGGGAGCCTGCCGCCGTTTGGGCGACACGTTGCGGAGGGCGCAGCGGGGGGTTCCACGCAGCGGCGTCTGTTTCGAACCGGAGCCAGGGATGGCGAGAGGGAGAAACAGCGCAGGCGAGGAGACCATGGAGGGGCGACGAGCCGTAGCGGAGTGGAAGCCCCCCGCGAGCACCGAAGCACACCAGCGGAGCCCTGGGGTCGGCGATCAGGTTGTGGAGGTTGCTTTCGAGCGGGCGCGGAGGATGGAGACGACCGCGTAGGTGATGAGGACGGCCGAGACGACCTGCGATTCGGAGAACGGGCCGAGGAAGCCGCGGGGGTCGTCGCGGAAGATCTCGAAGAACGACCGCGCCGCGCCGTACAGGATCAGCATCGTCCAGAAGAGCATCCCCGGGGTCTTGAAACGGTCCCGCGTGGCGTAGAGGAAGGCGAAGATGGCGAACCCGCCGATCGATTCGTAGATCTGCGTCGGGTGGAGCGGTACATGGAGCGGCGCGAGGCAGGCGGGGTCGGTGAAGGTGATCGCCCACGGGAGGGAGGTCGGCTTCCCGAAGCAGCATCCGGCCGAGG encodes:
- the plsY gene encoding glycerol-3-phosphate 1-O-acyltransferase PlsY; the protein is MEASFLRGGLLVLFGYLLGSVPFGILVAKAFDRELDLRKAGSGNIGATNVARTLGKGAGVLTLLLDVGKGVLALALARRLLDPSAHLWFALVGGAVFLGHIFPVYLRFRGGKGVAVALGVVLFLSPETAFVLVVLFAAVLYFTRYVSLGSLCAAVGLPVAMAFLGRSRHYVTLSLLMSFLVIYTHRENIHRLLSGQESKFGPPPAE
- a CDS encoding multiheme c-type cytochrome — translated: MRRISLIAGAALSVLLFAPGTAPLLAQTWQSASICAVCHVEIDRTWRGSQHASAFTDPAFQLPYDRLRRENPRKTFTCEHCHNPMRFLLQPGDPRADLFSREGVTCDFCHSVSAVDAKGPFPRYRSSPGVKFGPHPGSSGRGPHITRFSSMLITSEFCAGCHEFRNEHGVLVLSTVSEWEKSFYRGTGVHCQFCHLPELFDARFIDGKKKKGPIDHAMVGGHSRERLARAIPVRAQLLVSGSGARVEVSVKNEIVGHATPTGIPTHRLRLAATLFDAAGNALDRREEFFQRIVGDGTGKALTRPEEIFVSAREILKDNRLMPKETREVRFSFPAGKVPPATASVVLTYEIPTPDIAPTLRYIEIPVANQVVPAETGWARGKAVVFAAAVILAFLVWLLFIKTGKNRD
- the glnA gene encoding type I glutamate--ammonia ligase, coding for MNAKEVLGFAKSKNIEMVDLKFMDFIGTWQHFAVPIYELKEDSFEDGFGFDGSSIRGWQPIHASDMLVIPDPETAVIDPFITRTTLSLICNIVDPITKENYTRDPRNIARKAEAYLRSTGIADTAYFGPEAEFFIFDDIRYGGGSNFGFYSIDSDEGTWNTGREENPNLGYKPRHKEGYFPVPPTDSQHDLRDEMVRVMEQVGLKVEAQHHEVATAGQAEIDLRFDTLVKVADALQWYKYICKNVARKAGKTVTFMPKPLFADNGSGKHTHQSLWKGGKPLFAGEEYGGMSKMALWYIGGILKHARALCAFSNPTMNSYKRLVPGFEAPVNLAYSSRNRSASVRIPMYSASPKTKRLEFRTPDPSCNGYLSFAAQLMAGLDGVQNKIDPGQPLDKDIYALSPEELANVPTTPGSLEESLKSLEEDHEFLLKGDVFTIDVIEKWIEYKIEAEVNPVKLRPHPHEFFLYFDC
- a CDS encoding P-II family nitrogen regulator, producing MKKVEAIIKPFKLDEVKESLNDIGVQGMTVSEVKGFGRQKGHTELYRGAEYVVDFLPKIKLEIIVPDDLVAQVVELVEKSARTGRIGDGKIFVTNVEEVIRIRTGERGLDAI
- a CDS encoding DUF4382 domain-containing protein; the encoded protein is MNGMKRMFWIPLLLAALMAGCGGGSGSGASGTAQISLTDAPSTDETFDNVLITVKEVWFHKSDAAGPGEAGWLKFPLPSPRTVDLARLTDGAVSQILDRTLPVGNYQQIRILLADTNDNTWLSPFNNEVIVGGEAFPLRIPAPAHGIALVGHFRVTDGGTLRLAIDFDIGHDVVQVTRNGETEYILKPRLRYFDLDDAGAIRGQVDAATRSAGYNFVFKAEQKSGDGSRYVVKRFTGIRADNTFLLSFLPPGNYDVVLRGRGVETVIVRGVPVARGTVTDLGPAIGMPAGTEFYANTTTNPTGAWVNFYQTLDNAVTGVPEAPYEIRFRHVDPLTGSFHVPIALSNGPVHFGAYNSGSAISFQPVTPTEWAGGNAGFTAVADALLFQPTPFVPFDNTSAGPVFGGRMAVMAGTTPYTASGTISSFMGRSMTLDNNVIFVVHNGLVVDAYRNLNVPMAMGPGMHVAYSTQPLPGGFRGAFYGIDGLGWSASPPTFAVGVPGLANLRFGNDTSADFTMVKIF